Proteins encoded together in one Microcebus murinus isolate Inina chromosome 16, M.murinus_Inina_mat1.0, whole genome shotgun sequence window:
- the CST11 gene encoding cystatin-11 translates to MARPWQAPRPLLAILVTLVAFTYQAGKKTFIDIHEVSPEDNHVPGILNFTINKYNQESDDAYNFRVFRILKIQKQITDHMEYHLNMEIRRTTCRKLETTNCKLQQGQLYKKFTCNFTVFTVPWFDEYEILKKNCSRFFSFLNGEDGAKENKEEGRCSKELSSQEIFARMAYDGIPQEPLEGNPLLA, encoded by the exons ATGGCCAGGCCCTGGCAGGCCCCACGACCCCTGCTGGCCATTCTGGTGACTCTGGTGGCCTTCACCTACCAAGCAGGGAAGAAAACCTTTATAGATATCCATGAAGTGTCCCCAGAGGATAACCACGTGCCTGGCATCTTGAACTTTACCATCAACAAGTATAACCAGGAAAGTGACGACGCGTACAATTTCAGGGTCTTCCGAATCCTGAAGATCCAGAAGCAG ATAACTGACCATATGGAGTACCACTTGAACATGGAGATTCGGCGGACCACCTGCCGAAAGCTAGAGACGACCAACTGTAAACTCCAGCAAGGGCAGCTTTACAAG aaattcacGTGCAACTTCACAGTGTTTACTGTACCCTGGTTTGACGAGtatgaaattctgaaaaaaaactGCAGCA GAttctttagctttttaaatgGGGAAGATGGGGCGAAGGAGAATAAGGAGGAGGGAAGATGTTCAAAGGAACTGAGCAGCCAAGAGATATTTGCAAGAATGGCCTATGATGGCATCCCTCAGGAGCCACTGGAGGGCAACCCCCTCCTTGCCTAA